One genomic window of Tenacibaculum tangerinum includes the following:
- a CDS encoding N(4)-(beta-N-acetylglucosaminyl)-L-asparaginase, whose product MKQINFIQKKATIVVGLLALVLLIACKLEEKSPEKKETVKTSTSAVRPLVIATWNTPLAVETAAKVLEKGGSALDAVEAGCRIEEANEKGQSVGKGGLPDRDGNVTLDACIMDDKGNYGAVLCVKNIKHVISVARKVMEETPHVMLAGEGAEQFAISQGFERENLLTEPSKKAWEKWKEKSEYKPIINIENHDTIGMLAIDKEGNISGACTTSGLAYKMAGRVGDSPIIGGGLFVDNEVGAAVATGLGEEVLKTVGSFLIVELMRQGKSPQEACEEAIARIVNKPNSDFKNFQVGYIAVNKQGETGAYSIHEWFSYNLYKNGENKNIKSDFILNRKE is encoded by the coding sequence ATGAAACAAATCAATTTTATACAAAAAAAAGCAACAATAGTAGTAGGACTATTGGCACTTGTCTTATTAATAGCTTGTAAATTAGAAGAGAAGTCACCAGAAAAAAAAGAAACAGTAAAAACGAGTACTTCTGCTGTAAGACCACTAGTCATAGCTACGTGGAATACCCCATTGGCTGTAGAAACTGCCGCCAAAGTGTTAGAAAAAGGTGGTTCAGCATTAGATGCTGTAGAAGCAGGGTGTAGAATTGAAGAAGCCAATGAAAAAGGACAATCGGTTGGAAAAGGCGGATTGCCCGATAGAGATGGAAATGTAACCTTAGACGCTTGTATTATGGATGACAAAGGGAATTACGGAGCTGTTTTATGCGTAAAAAATATAAAACATGTAATTTCGGTAGCCAGAAAAGTAATGGAAGAAACGCCACACGTAATGTTAGCAGGTGAAGGAGCTGAACAATTTGCCATATCTCAAGGATTTGAACGTGAAAATTTACTGACAGAACCTTCTAAAAAAGCATGGGAAAAATGGAAAGAGAAATCAGAATACAAACCCATTATCAATATTGAAAATCACGACACCATTGGTATGCTGGCTATAGACAAAGAAGGGAATATTTCTGGGGCTTGCACCACTAGCGGTTTGGCATACAAAATGGCGGGTAGAGTAGGAGATTCACCCATTATTGGAGGAGGCTTGTTTGTAGATAACGAGGTAGGAGCAGCAGTTGCTACTGGATTAGGAGAAGAAGTATTAAAAACAGTAGGAAGCTTTTTAATTGTAGAGTTAATGCGCCAAGGAAAAAGTCCGCAAGAAGCCTGTGAAGAAGCGATTGCTCGAATTGTAAACAAACCGAATAGCGATTTTAAAAATTTTCAGGTAGGCTATATTGCAGTTAACAAACAAGGTGAAACAGGAGCC